The DNA sequence aagtaaaaatctgttcattttcaatatattacgtactggaatgaagtaatgaaCTTacttgaatgaagtaaaaaccaactggaatgaagtaaaaacattttcactttaaatttattagataatgaactgaagtaataaacttactgtaatgaaataaaaaactacaaaaataaagtaatacccactgaaaataaattacatcatattgattaattttttgcaAACTATGCATACAAAACAGTTCAGttcatattacttcattatttgaGCTTATAACTTCATCACGTGtgttatttagttcattacaaTACTAATTCTTCGCAAACTATACATACAACACAGTTCTCCATCCGTTCTTCTCCACTCCGAAAAATTCCTTCAATCTACCGCTATGATTTCCAACAAAAATCCTTCAAAATCCTTCAAAATACATACAACCGGTGCGCCGCCGTCAGCCTCTCTTCCTCCTCCGTGAACGCCCGCCGGTTTATCCTCGGGTTCAGCTGGTTGAACCACCGCAGCATGCAGCTTTTCCCTtccaaatcacaaaaaaaatattgaatttcaatttttaatgttgAGATTATTGAGAAAGAactgattaatttaattaccaGATCTTCCGTCCAATTATTAAGATTCCTATTTTGGTGGCCGTAGAGGGCAACGAGCTCCTTGAGTTTGGTGTCCTCGGCGGGGCGCCAATGGCCTCTGGCGCAGAGCTTGGCCTTGCCGCCGCCGTGGGAATGCATGTCGGAGAAATCCTGATCGTCGGATTCAACAGCGGCGTTGAGATCGATGAGATGATTGGCGCCGGAATGGGAGGA is a window from the Salvia hispanica cultivar TCC Black 2014 chromosome 1, UniMelb_Shisp_WGS_1.0, whole genome shotgun sequence genome containing:
- the LOC125205878 gene encoding transcription factor MYB56-like isoform X2, with translation MLFLGMRNLSIAHNNVAPENWGFTSSHSGANHLIDLNAAVESDDQDFSDMHSHGGGKAKLCARGHWRPAEDTKLKELVALYGHQNRNLNNWTEDLGKAACCGGSTS
- the LOC125205878 gene encoding transcription factor MYB56-like isoform X1 gives rise to the protein MLFLGMRNLSIAHNNVAPENWGFTSSHSGANHLIDLNAAVESDDQDFSDMHSHGGGKAKLCARGHWRPAEDTKLKELVALYGHQNRNLNNWTEDLLHAAVVQPAEPEDKPAGVHGGGREADGGAPVVCILKDFEGFLLEIIAVD